The DNA window GGAGAGGATGACCACCGCCAGCGCCTTCTGAGGGGTCATGGAGACCACTTCGATATGACGGATCTTGGCCTGGCTGTGCTGCGGGTGCTGCAGCACAGCCACCTGGTTGGTCAGCATGGCCAGCAGCCGGACCGTCTGATCCAGCATGGCGTCGTGGTCGTCGGCCGCCTCGAGCAGCGTGTCCATGGCACGGCGCTCTGCGCTGGAGAGCGGCCTGACTGCGGTGATCTTGTCCACGAAGGTGCGGTATCCGCGGTCGGTGGGGATCCGCCCGGCGGAGGTGTGCGGGGCGACGATCAGCCCCTCATCCTCCAGGAACGCCATATCGTTGCGGATCGTGGCCGGCGAGACCTCCAGGTTGTGGCGGTCCACCAGCGCCTTGGAACCCACAGGTTCGCGGGTGTGCACGTAGTCCTCCACGATGGCCCGCAGGACCTGCAGGCGACGGGTCTCCGACATCTTCTTCACGCCTCCCCGGGGGCAGGTCGGTTAGCACTCTGAATGATCAAGTGCTAATTCTACAGCTGTCGCCTCCGATCCGCGGCATGCGGCACCGCCGGTGGTAGGCTCCCACAGCTATGAGCTTCCCCACCGATTGGTCATCCTGGGGCCCCGCAGACATGGGCGCACGACGCCGGGCCCAGCACCGCGAAGTGCCCACTCTGCCCGCCGACCGCGGCACCGTCGTCGAAGAGACCGCCAGCGGATGGGTCGGCGCGATCGTCGGCGTCGAGGCTGCAGGCGGCGTCCATGTGGTGGTCCTGGAGGACCGGCGCGGCGCCACCCGCGCCTTCCCCCTGGGCCACGGATTCCTGCACGAAGGCTCACCGGTGGAGCTGACCGCGCCGGCCTCTACGACGGCTCAGCCGAAGAAGCCTGCGCGCACCGCCTCAGGCTCCGTGGCCGTGGAGAACGCGCCAGCCCGCGTGGCCCGCGCCTCCCGGATCTGGGTGGAGGGCACCCACGACGCCGAGCTGGTCGAGAAGGTCTGGGGCGAGGACCTGCGCCTGGAGGGGATCGTGGTGGAGCCGCTGCACGGCGCAGACGACCTCGTCGGGGCGATCCGGGAGTTCCGGCCCGGCCCGGAGCGGCGAGTCGGCGTTCTGCTGGACCATCTGGTCAAGGGATCCAAAGAGTCGAGGATCGCCGCAGAGGCCATGGCGATGCCGGGCGCCTCCGGCAATGTGCTGGTGCTCGGCCACCCCTATGTCGATGTCTGGCAGGCGGTGAAGCCTCAGCTGCTGGGCCTGCAGCGCTGGCCTGACATCCCCCGCTCCGTGGACATCAAGGTAGGCACCCTCAAGGCTCTGGGATGGCCCCATGCCGGCCAGCGCGACATCGCCCAGGGGTGGAAGCGGATCCTCTCCACCGTCACCAGCTATACGGACTTGGAGCCCTCGCTGCTGGGACGGGTCGAGGAGCTCATCGACTTCGTGACCCAGTAGTTCGCGTGTCTCTGGCCGGGTCCGCACCTCAACGGATAAAATCTCTGCCATGGCACACCTGGAAGGATCACCGGCAGCAGCCCAGCCGTTGACGCCGAGCGAAGACCGCCGCTGGGCCACTCTGGCTCACTTCGGCGGAGTCATGGGCTGCATCCCTTCCCTGGCCATCTACCTGGTCTTCCGGGACCGTGGTCCCTTCACCGCCCAGGAGTCGAAAGAGGCGCTGAACTACACCCTGCCGCTGACGGTGGTCATGCTGGCCTGCTACCTGCTGGCTCTGCTGCCGGCCATCGGGTGGATCTTCGGCATCGCAGCGGTCTTCCTCTGGGTGGTCATGACGCTCTCCGGGCTGGTCGCCGGCATCGAGTGCAATAAGGGGCGCCCGTACCGCTATTGGATGAACCTGCGCCTGATCCACTGATCGGGACGGCTCAGCTCAGGGCGCGAGCCGACGAGTGACCGCGTCGGCGAGCAGGCGGCCTTTCAGCGTCAGCACGGCGCGCCCCTCCGGGTGAGCCTCAGTGGGGACGGCCGCTTCCTCCTCGATCAGGCCGTCGCTGACCAGCCGGCCCAGCTCCGCTGCGCTGATCCTCTCGCCGTCGATCTCTGCCAACTCCTCCAACGCGTTGTAGTCGGCGATGTCCAGGCCCTCCCGGATGCGCAGACGCAGCATCAGATGTTCCAGGACCTTGGCCTCGGCGTCGAGGATCTCCCGGCCGTGGCCCGGCGTGGTCCCTGCGTGCAGACGTTGGGCATAGGCGGCGGGGTGTTTGGCGTTCCACCAGCGCATCCCGGCCATATGTGAATGAGCACCAGGACCGGCGCCCCACCAGTCTGCATCCCTCCAGTAGTTCAGGTTGTGATCGGAGCGGGTCTGCTCCGAGGTGGAGTAGTTCGAGACCTCATACCACCGGTAGCCGGCCGCTGTGAGCACCTCATCGGTGAGCAGGTACTTATCGGCCTGATCGTCAGGATCGATGTCCGGCAGCGTGCCGCGGCGGATCTGGGCGGCCATGGCCGTGCCCTCCTCCACGATCAGCGAGTAGGCCGAGACGTGGTCCGGGCCCATCGCCACGACTTCCTCCAGGCTGCGCCGCCAGTCCTGAAGGCTCTCCCCCGGTGTCCCGTGGATCAGATCCAGACTGACCTCAAGGCCGACAGCTCGGGCCGCCTCCACCGCACGGGGAACGTTGCGCGGGTCGTGGGTGCGGTCCAAGGTGGCGAGCACCTCCGGCACCGCTGACTGCATACCCAGACTGATCCGGGTGAAGCCGGCCTGAGCCAACACCCGGGCGGACTCTGGGGTCACGGTGTCGGGATTGGCCTCGGTGGTGATCTCAGCGCCCTCGACGAAGCCGAAGAGCTCCCGTGCCCGGCCCAGGATGCGGGAGAGATCCTCGGCGGGCAGCAGCGTGGGCGTCCCGCCTCCGAAGAACACAGTCGACAGCGGCCGCTCCGGCGCGCCCGAGCGGTCCAGGACCCCACGAGCGAAATCCAGCTCGCTGATGAGCGTATCCGGATAGGACTGCCGGGAGGCGCCCGGCCCCAGGTCTTCAGAGGTGTAGGTGTTGAAGTCGCAGTAGCCGCAGCGCACCGAGCAGAACGGAATGTGGACGTAGAGTCCGAAGGGATTCTGGGCTCGGCCCGGCAGAGCGCCCAGGACCTCCTGCGGGAAGGACCCGTCGGCTGGCAGCGGATCCCCCAGCGGAAGAGCTGAAGGGCTCACGCTACTTCTTCGCCGCCTTCTCCTTGCCGGACTCCTCGTCAGAGGAGAGTGCGGCGATGAAGGCCTCCTGTGGGATCTCCACAGTGCCGACCATCTTCATGCGCTTCTTGCCCTCCTTCTGCTTCTCCAGCAGCTTGCGCTTACGGCTGATGTCGCCGCCGTAGCACTTCGAGAGGACGTCCTTACGGATGGCGCGGATGTTCTCACGAGCGATGATGCGGGATCCGATGGCGGCCTGGATAGGGACCTCATACTGCTGACGAGGAATGAGCTCCTTGAGCCGCGAGGCCATCTTCACGCCGTAGGAATAGGCGTGGTCGCGGTGGGTGATCGCCGAGAAGGCGTCGACCTTGTCGCCCTGCAGCAAGATGTCCACCTTGACCAGGTCCGCGACCTGGTCGCCGGCGCTCTGCCAGTTGAAGGAGGCGTATCCCTTGGTGCGGGACTTCAGCAGATCGAAGAAGTCGAAGACGATCTCGGCCAGCGGCATCTTGTACCGGATCTCCACGCGCTCCTCGGACAGGTAGTCCATCCCGGACATCGAGCCGCGGCGGGACTGACACAGCTCCATGACCGCCCCGATGAACTCCGCCGGAACGATGATGGTGGAATCCACCACCGGCTCGCGGATCTCGTTGACCTTGCCGTCGGGGAACTCAGACGGGTTGGTGACCCGGTGCAGCTCCCCGCCTTCGTCCACCACGTCGTAGATGACGTTAGGCGCCGTGGAGATCAGGTCCAGGTTGTATTCGGCCTCGAGGCGCTGCCGGGTGATCTCCAGGTGCAGCAGACCCAGGAAGCCCACACGGAAGCCGAAGCCCAGCGCGGCCGAGACTTCGGGCTCGAAGTTCAGGGCGGCGTCGTTGAGCTGAAGCTTCTCCAGCGCCTCGCGCAGTACGGGGAAGTCGGAGCCGTCGATCGGGAAGAGCCCGGAATACACCATGGGCAGCGGTTCCTGATAGCCGGTGATGATGTCATCCGCCGGCTGGTTGGCTGAGGTGACGGTGTCACCGACCTTGGACTGCCGGACGTCCTTCACCCCGGTGATCAGGTAGCCGACCTCGCCCACGCCGAGCCCCTCGGAGGGCTCCGGCTCAGGCTGGGAGACCCCGATCTCCAGCAGCTCGTGCGTGGCGCCGGTGGACATCATCTTAATCTTCTCGCGGTGGGAGAGCTGGCCGTCGACCACCCGGACGAAGGTGACCACACCGCGGTAGGTGTCGTAGACGGAGTCGAAGATCATCGCGCGGGCCGGAGCCTCGGCGTCGCCCACCGGTGCCGGGACATCCTCGACGAGCTTGTCCAGCAGATCCTCCACACCCTCACCGGTCTTGCCGGAGACGCGCAGGACATCTTCGGGTTCGCATCCGATCAGGTGGGCCAGCTCCTCGGAGTATTTGTCCGGCATGGCCGCGGGCAGATCGATCTTGTTGAGCACCGGGATGATGGCCAGCTCGTGCTCCATGGCCAGGTACAGGTTGGCCAGGGTCTGGGCCTCGATCCCTTGGGCCGCGTCCACCAGGAGGACGGCGCCCTCACAGGCGGCCAGGGAGCGTGAGACCTCATAGGAGAAGTCCACGTGACCGGGGGTGTCGATCATGTGGAAGGCGTAGGTCTCGTCCTGGTACTCCCAGGGCATGCGCACGGCCTGGGACTTGATGGTGATGCCGCGGTCGCGTTCGATGTCCATGCGGTCCAGGTACTGGGCCTTCATGTCCCGGGGCTGGACCACACCGGTGAGCTGGAGCATCCGATCCGCGAGGGTGGATTTCCCGTGGTCGATGTGCGCAATGATGCAGAAGTTGCGGATGACGCTGGGATCCGTCGCGGCGGGCACCCGTGGAGTGCGGGCCTTCGGTGACACGTGTAGGACGTCCTTCTCTCTCGGTAGCAAAGAGGGCGGCAGCAGACCTCAGTCTACTGCCGCCCTCAGGTCGTGCTGCTGGTCTGGGTGACGATCAGAGAGCGTTGACCTTGGCTGCCAGACCGGACTTCCGGTTGGCGGCGTTGTTCTTGTGGATGACGCCCTTGGAGGCTGCCTTGTCCAGCTTGCGGGCCGCCTCACGCTGAGCGGCCTGCGCGGCGTCCTTGTCACCGGCGGTGATCGCCTTGCGGACCTTCTTGATGGAGGTGCGCAGCTCGGACTTCACGGCCTGGTTGCGCTGGCGAGCCTTCTCGTTGGTGAGGATGCGCTTCTTCTGAGACTTGATGTTTGCCACGTGTGCTCGATTCCTTACGGATCAGGTGTTTTCGGACGAGCACTGACGACGACGGCGGAAGATTTCAGCGGCGTGGGGCGCCGTGGCGATTCACCCCGACCTCTGTCGGGCAGAGGGACCCATCGGTCGGAGCGCTTGATCGCCGTCGTAGTCAGTGCCGACTCCGCGGACAGCCCGCAGAGCCGTAGACACTGAGAGTAAATCTTAGCAGAGAAACCCGTCAGATCCTCAGCGTCCCGCGGCGGCGGCCACGATGCCGATCGCCTTCTCCACCGCGTACTCTGGGGTGCGCGAGGCGCCTTTGGCCTCAGCGTCGGCCTGGGCGACGGCTTCGATGGCCTCCGCGGCCCGGTGCGACTGCCATCGGCGGGCCGTCTCCTGGGCCTGGCGCAGCTGCCAGGGCGGCGCGCCGAGGGCCGAAGCCAGCCGGTCCGCGCTGCCGCGGTGGTCCACCAGAGCTGCGATATGACGCCCCTTGCCGGCCAAGGCTGCGGTGACGGCGATGGGTGAGACCCCAGTGGCCACAGCGTGGCGGTACAGACGTGTGGCGGCCTCTCCCCTGCCTTCGAAGGCGGCGTCGGCCACTTTGAAGGCTGTGGCCTCGACTCGGCCGCCGTGATAGCGGTCGACATCATCCTCCGTGACCTCGCCGGGGATGTCACGCAGCAGCTGCTGGCAGGCTCCGCCGAGGTCGGAGAGCGAGGTGCCGGCGGCCTGGACCAGGGCACGGGCGGCGTCGGGCTGGATGGAACGGTCCGCGGCGCGGAACTCGCGGCGGACGAAGTCGAGCTTATCGGTGTCGCTCTTGGCGGCGGAGCAGTCCACCACCACGGCCTTCTTGGCCAGCACGTCGAGCAGCTTCTTGCCGCGGTTGCCCCCGGAGTGGCGGAAGATGATGGTCACGTCGTCACCGCCCTCCTCCAGGAAGGCCAGAGCCTCGGCCAGGAAGGTGTCATTCATCTGCGCCAGATCCTCGGCGAGGATCAGGCGGGCCTCGCCGAACAGCGAGGGCGAGGCCAGTGTGGCCAGCTCCCCGACGGCGGCATTGGCGACGTCGAGCCGCGTGTACTCGAGGTCCGGCTGCTCGGCACGCAGCTGAGCTTTGATCCGGTCTGTGGCACGGGTGGCCACGTAGTCCTCGGGGCCTTTGAGCAGGACCAGCGGAGAGGCCTCCACTGCGCGGAAGTCCACTCCCGCAGACTGTTGGGCGCCCCGACCGCCGGAGGCCCTGCCCCCGCGCGCCGAACCGCCGCGTCCTGATCCTCTGCCTCGCTGTGCTGCCACGGGTCGATCCTATCGCTGGTCACAGACATGAGCAGATCCTCGCCTCGACCGTCAGGGCAGGTGAAGCTCTCCGGAGAAGTGGCGGCGCCCCTTCCTCGGGTTCCACCCGGTGAAGAGCTGCGTCTTCTCATCCGGCTTCTCCACGCTGACCGCCACCTTGCCCGGCAGGGTGACCGGGGCGTCGAAGCTGATGCTCCAGCTGTGACCTGCGGCGTCGGGCTCTCTGCCTTCCAGAATCCGAGCCGCGGTGTACATGCCGTGGACGATGGCCTTCGGCATGCCCAGCGCTTTGGCACTCAGTCCCGACAGGTGGATGGGGTTGTAGTCGCCGGAGACCGCCGCATAGCGTCGGCCCTCATCGGAGCCGAGAGACCACTGTGCCGTCATGGGCGGCGGGACGAAGCCTGCTCCGCCGGAGCGGGACTCCTCGCTGCGGTCCGGCTTCCCCGCCAGAAACACCCCGCGGCTGAGGTAGGTGGATGCTCCGCGCCACAGCGGAGCTTCCTCCGCCGCAGCTGCGCTGAAGGCCTCGGTGACGATATCGACCTGGGTCCCCTTGCGATGCGGGCGCAGGTTCTCCGCATGCGCCCGCAGCCGCAGGGGCTGCCCCGGGGCGATCGGCCGACGATGCTCCACCTGGTTGGACAGGTGGACCAGCCCCATCAGCTGCAGAGGGAAGTCCTCACGGGTCATCAGCTGCAGCTGCAGCGGGAAGCCCAGGATGTGCACCAACACGGAGGGCAGCGAGCTGCGGTGGACTCCGTCGAAGGCTTCGCCTCCGAAGAGCCTGCGGTAGGCCTCCAGCTGTTCCGCCGAGGCTCCCGGATGGCTGACCTCCTCCGGAGACGAGGACAGCACGCGCAGATCCCCGTTGGAGCTGAGCTTGGAGGTCAGTGCGCCGAGGGCGGCCTTGCGGTATGAGCTCAGAATGCTGGCCATGATCACGCCCCCACGAGGTTCTGGCCGCAGACCCGCAGCGTCAGCCCAGAGGTCCCTCCGGCTGCCGGTGAGGCGAGGAAGGCGATGGTCTCCGCGACATCCTCCGGCAGTCCGCCCTGGTTCAGCGAGTTCAGCCGGCGGGCGACCTCTCGGGTGACCAGCGGGATCTTCGCAGTCATCTCGGTCTCGATGAAGCCCGGAGCCACCGCGTTGATGGTCCCGTGCCGGGCCTGCAGCTGAGCCGAGGTCGCTGAGACCATTCCGATGACGCCGGACTTCGACGCCGCGTAGTTCGTCTGTCCGCGATTGCCGGCGATGCCGGAGGTCGAGGCCAGAGACACGATCCGCGGCCCCACAGTGGCCTCGGCGCGGTTGAACAGCTCGGAGGCGAGGAAGGCCCGGTTCATCCGCAGCTGGGATTCGATGTTCACTGCGATCACCGAGTCCCAGCGGGAGGCGTCCATATTGGCCAGCAGCTTGTCCCGAGTGATGCCGGCGTTGTGCACCACGATGTCCAGGCGCCCGTAGTGCTGCTCAGCATGGGTGAGGATCCGCTCCCCGGCGTCCTCCGC is part of the Nesterenkonia lacusekhoensis genome and encodes:
- a CDS encoding DUF3097 domain-containing protein produces the protein MSFPTDWSSWGPADMGARRRAQHREVPTLPADRGTVVEETASGWVGAIVGVEAAGGVHVVVLEDRRGATRAFPLGHGFLHEGSPVELTAPASTTAQPKKPARTASGSVAVENAPARVARASRIWVEGTHDAELVEKVWGEDLRLEGIVVEPLHGADDLVGAIREFRPGPERRVGVLLDHLVKGSKESRIAAEAMAMPGASGNVLVLGHPYVDVWQAVKPQLLGLQRWPDIPRSVDIKVGTLKALGWPHAGQRDIAQGWKRILSTVTSYTDLEPSLLGRVEELIDFVTQ
- a CDS encoding DUF4870 domain-containing protein, producing MAHLEGSPAAAQPLTPSEDRRWATLAHFGGVMGCIPSLAIYLVFRDRGPFTAQESKEALNYTLPLTVVMLACYLLALLPAIGWIFGIAAVFLWVVMTLSGLVAGIECNKGRPYRYWMNLRLIH
- the hemW gene encoding radical SAM family heme chaperone HemW, encoding MSPSALPLGDPLPADGSFPQEVLGALPGRAQNPFGLYVHIPFCSVRCGYCDFNTYTSEDLGPGASRQSYPDTLISELDFARGVLDRSGAPERPLSTVFFGGGTPTLLPAEDLSRILGRARELFGFVEGAEITTEANPDTVTPESARVLAQAGFTRISLGMQSAVPEVLATLDRTHDPRNVPRAVEAARAVGLEVSLDLIHGTPGESLQDWRRSLEEVVAMGPDHVSAYSLIVEEGTAMAAQIRRGTLPDIDPDDQADKYLLTDEVLTAAGYRWYEVSNYSTSEQTRSDHNLNYWRDADWWGAGPGAHSHMAGMRWWNAKHPAAYAQRLHAGTTPGHGREILDAEAKVLEHLMLRLRIREGLDIADYNALEELAEIDGERISAAELGRLVSDGLIEEEAAVPTEAHPEGRAVLTLKGRLLADAVTRRLAP
- the lepA gene encoding translation elongation factor 4, with the translated sequence MSPKARTPRVPAATDPSVIRNFCIIAHIDHGKSTLADRMLQLTGVVQPRDMKAQYLDRMDIERDRGITIKSQAVRMPWEYQDETYAFHMIDTPGHVDFSYEVSRSLAACEGAVLLVDAAQGIEAQTLANLYLAMEHELAIIPVLNKIDLPAAMPDKYSEELAHLIGCEPEDVLRVSGKTGEGVEDLLDKLVEDVPAPVGDAEAPARAMIFDSVYDTYRGVVTFVRVVDGQLSHREKIKMMSTGATHELLEIGVSQPEPEPSEGLGVGEVGYLITGVKDVRQSKVGDTVTSANQPADDIITGYQEPLPMVYSGLFPIDGSDFPVLREALEKLQLNDAALNFEPEVSAALGFGFRVGFLGLLHLEITRQRLEAEYNLDLISTAPNVIYDVVDEGGELHRVTNPSEFPDGKVNEIREPVVDSTIIVPAEFIGAVMELCQSRRGSMSGMDYLSEERVEIRYKMPLAEIVFDFFDLLKSRTKGYASFNWQSAGDQVADLVKVDILLQGDKVDAFSAITHRDHAYSYGVKMASRLKELIPRQQYEVPIQAAIGSRIIARENIRAIRKDVLSKCYGGDISRKRKLLEKQKEGKKRMKMVGTVEIPQEAFIAALSSDEESGKEKAAKK
- the rpsT gene encoding 30S ribosomal protein S20 is translated as MANIKSQKKRILTNEKARQRNQAVKSELRTSIKKVRKAITAGDKDAAQAAQREAARKLDKAASKGVIHKNNAANRKSGLAAKVNAL
- the holA gene encoding DNA polymerase III subunit delta; its protein translation is MAAQRGRGSGRGGSARGGRASGGRGAQQSAGVDFRAVEASPLVLLKGPEDYVATRATDRIKAQLRAEQPDLEYTRLDVANAAVGELATLASPSLFGEARLILAEDLAQMNDTFLAEALAFLEEGGDDVTIIFRHSGGNRGKKLLDVLAKKAVVVDCSAAKSDTDKLDFVRREFRAADRSIQPDAARALVQAAGTSLSDLGGACQQLLRDIPGEVTEDDVDRYHGGRVEATAFKVADAAFEGRGEAATRLYRHAVATGVSPIAVTAALAGKGRHIAALVDHRGSADRLASALGAPPWQLRQAQETARRWQSHRAAEAIEAVAQADAEAKGASRTPEYAVEKAIGIVAAAAGR
- a CDS encoding MaoC/PaaZ C-terminal domain-containing protein — encoded protein: MASILSSYRKAALGALTSKLSSNGDLRVLSSSPEEVSHPGASAEQLEAYRRLFGGEAFDGVHRSSLPSVLVHILGFPLQLQLMTREDFPLQLMGLVHLSNQVEHRRPIAPGQPLRLRAHAENLRPHRKGTQVDIVTEAFSAAAAEEAPLWRGASTYLSRGVFLAGKPDRSEESRSGGAGFVPPPMTAQWSLGSDEGRRYAAVSGDYNPIHLSGLSAKALGMPKAIVHGMYTAARILEGREPDAAGHSWSISFDAPVTLPGKVAVSVEKPDEKTQLFTGWNPRKGRRHFSGELHLP